In Mucilaginibacter sp. KACC 22063, the genomic stretch CATTAACGATGTGCTTGATTTTGCTAAAATAGAGACCGGAAATGTGGAGCTTGAGAAGGCTAATATCAACTTACGCGATTTAATTGGCAGTGTCATTGCTTCTATGCAATACCGCACCGGCAATAAAACGATTTATCTCAAAGAGCATATTGACGCGGACGTTCCTCAACTGATCGTTGGCGATAAAACACGCCTTACGCAGATACTGATGAACCTTATTAGCAATGCTGTAAAGTTTACTGAAGAAGGTGGCGTAACGGTTGATATTAAAGTAATTGAACAGTCACAAAAAGATGTACGTATCAGATTTGCAATAACAGATACGGGCATAGGCATCGCAAAGGACAAACAAAGCACTATATTTGAATCGTTCAAGCAGGCCGAGGCTGACATTACACGCAAGTACGGCGGTACAGGTTTGGGCCTGGCTATTACCAAGCGGCTGATTGAGCTGCATGATTCGCGCATAAATATAGACAGCGTACCGGGCAAAGGCTCAACTTTTTGGTTTACCATTACATTTCCGAAAGTTGAAGAGAACGGCATTAATAATAACTACCAGGTGGAAACAGGATTAAATTTGCATGCATTAGTGGTTGACGATAACCAGATCAACCGCTTATTAATTAATAAGGTATTAAAAAAATGGGGCGCCACGGCTGATTTTGCCGAAAATGGCGCGGAAGCCATTGATAAAATTGATACCAATAAAAATTATGATGTGGTATTAATGGACATTCATATGCCGGTTATGGGTGGGCTGGAAGCTGCGCAAAAAATAAGAAGCAATCAGGGTAATTATTATCAAAACCTGCCTATTATAGCGTTAACGGCATCAATGCTAAATAACCAGATGGATCAAATAGGGCGGGCAGGTATGAATGATTATGTATTAAAACCCTTTGACCCTAAAGCGCTTTTTGATAAGCTGAGCAAATATCAGAAGCAGTAAAAAAAGAAAGCAGAGACCCTCATTGCGATGATCCCTGCTTTAACTATCTAATAAACGCTCCATGTACTTATACGGGAGCAGTTGGGTAATAAGTTTCAACTTTTAGAAAATATTTTCAGATTTTTTTAAAATCCTTATTTAAAGCAAAGGGGGCATTGTTTTTTAATGCCCCCTTTGCTTTTGTCTATATCATCACAACTTATTATTGTTTTGGCTGCTCGGCCGGAGCTTTGCCAATCAGTTCCATAAACTGATCTAACTTAGGTGTGATAATAATTTGTGTACGGCGGTTCTGCGCTTTTCCGGCAGGAGTATCATTGCTGGCTATCGGGTTATATTCGCCACGGCCACCTGCGGTTAAACGTTTCGGATCAACTCCATAATTGTTTTGCAAGCTCTGCACAACTGATGATGCACGCAGTGCACTCAGGTCCCAGTTGTTGCGAATGTTTTTCTGCGTAATAGGCACATTATCTGTATTACCTTCAATCAGTACATCATAGGTGCTGTAATCTTTTATGATCTTGGCAATTTTGCTTAAAGTTTCACCTGCACGGTCAGATACTTCATAACTGCCCGATTTGTAAAGCATGTTATCAGCAAGTGAAATATATACTACGCCTTTAAGTACCTGTACGTTCACATCCTGCATTTCGCTTTGGCTTAATGATCGGGTAAGGTTATTGGTTAGCACCATATTAAGCGAATCGCTTTTATTTTTAGCAGCTATCAATTCTTTAATGTACGAATTTGACCGGTTGATCTCATCAACCAGTTTAGAAATGTTAACATTACCCTGGCTGCTGGCGTTCAAACACTTATCAAGCGCATCTTTTAAAGCCGCAGAATTTGCCCTTTCCTGTGTAAGGCGGTCATCAAGGCTTTTAATCTGGCTGTTGGCAACTGCCAAAGCACGCTCGCTATTCTGGTATTTCATACTCAGATCATTGGTGCTGTTTTGCAATTGGGTGTAATTAGCATCTAACTCTTTGTACTTTTTACTGCTAACGCAGCTTTGCCCGGCTATTGCAACAACAAGCAATACCGGTACTAATAAACGGATTTTCATACCTATTATGTTAATTAACAGATTATTTGGTGTAAATAACGACCTGTGCAATATAAAGTTTTGCAAATAGGTATTATATGATATTTATCACATATATAAATTACTTATTCTGCATAGGCAATTGCAGCAATACTGAGTTTAACACCGGCAATGCTTAGCAGTGTTTGGGCGCACGCTTCTAATGTTGAGCCGGTAGTCATGATATCATCAACCAGTAAAATATGTTTTCCTATTAATGCATCCGGATTTTTTACCGTAAAAGCAGATTGCATATTTTCAAATCTCGAAAACCTCGATTTTTTTGTTTGAGTTGCCGTTGCCTTGGCGCGCAGCAGGTATTTTTCAGAAACAGACGCATTCAGCTTTTCGGCCAGGCCGGCTGCAAAACGGGTGCTTTGATTATATCCGCGCCTTCTGAAACGCGATGGATGCAACGGTACAGGAATAATAAGGTCAACCGTATTAAACTTTTCACTGCTTTGTAAGCGGCTGCCAGCCATGCTGCCCAGTAAATTGCCAATTTGCGGTATGTTACGGTATTTTAAATTATGCAGCAGGCGTTGTACGTTAGTGCCTTTATTGAAATAAAGCAAAGCATAAACGGCCTCCACATCAACCTTGCCCCAAAATTGCTGTGCAGCTGCATTTTGCGGGTTTTTATCAAAGTCGGTGTATGGCAAATTATAAATACATTCAGTGCAGATCAGCTTTTCCTGACGCATTAAGTTGCGTTTACAGCTATTGCATAACTGCGGAAAAATAAGCGAAAGAAAATCGCCAAGGTAAGTATGACTGATATTCATTTCGCATAAGATACAAAAAAATCTTATTATGAAATATTTGCCGCAGCTTTCTCTTTGATTGCCAGCTGGCCGCATGCCGCATCAATATCTTTACCGCGGCTGCGTCTTACATTAGTAATAATGCCCTGCTTACGCAGATAAGCGGCAAATGCATCAATTTTATCTTCGCCGGCATTTAAAAAATCAGCAAAGCTGATAGGGTTATACTCAATAATATTTACCTTGCAGGGCAGGTGCTTGCAAAAACGCGCCAGTTCGGCGGCATCTTCCAGCTCGTCATTAAAATTATTAAATACGATGTACTCGTACGTAACCGGATTTTTTGTTTTAGTGTAGTAGTATTTTAAAGCTTCGGCAAGCGCCTTCAATGAATTTTGCTCATTGATGGGCATAATTTCATTACGCTTTTTATCATTTGCTGCGTGTAATGAAAGTGCCAGGTTAAACTTCACCTGTTCGTCGCCCAGCTTTTTAATCATTTTAGCGATGCCAGCCGTAGATACTGTAATGCGTTTGGCTGCCATGTTAAGGCCATCCTCTGCTGTAATGCGCTCTATTGATTTTAGTACATTGGCATAATTAAGTAAAGGTTCGCCCATACCCATGTATACAATGTTGGTAAGCGGTATGTTGTAGTTTTCGCGCGCCTGTTTGTCTATTAATACCACCTGGTCGTAAATTTCATCAGGGTTAAGGTTGCGCTTACGCTCCATATACCCGGTTGCGCAAAATTTACAGGTTAAACTACAACCCACCTGTGATGATACGCAGGCGGTCATGCGGTCATCAGACGGAATTAAAACACCCTCAATTAAGTGTGTATCGTGTAAAATAAAAGAATTTTTTATAGTTTTATCAGCACTAAACTGGGAGTTGTTGATTTTTACATGATTAATGGTAAAATTTGCCTCCAGTTTATTACGAAGTTCTTTTGAAATATTGCTCATGTCCTGAAAAGAAAAACATGATTTTTTCCAAAGCCATTCATAAACCTGGGTTGCTCTAAAGTTTTTCTCGCCCATAGCAACAAACACTTGTTGCAGTTCGGCAAGGTTTAAACTTCTGATGTCTGTTTTACCAGTATTACGGTTCATATATTACAAAGGTACATAATTTGATAAATACCTGATTTGAAGCGCATCTTTTGAATGTAAAAATTAAAAAACAACAACTCTAAGTTAATTGTAGTGTTTTAATTATTGCAGTATATGATTGGAATGATTTATTGGGTTTGAGATGATATTGTAAGTTAATTTAGATGAAAAGTTACAGAGCCGATTACGTTTTTACTATTAATGCCGATCCGATAAAAAATGGTGTAGTTACTATTGATGATACAGGACAAATTATTGCAGTAAGTAACCAACCGCCCCATGCTGATGCCCCTGTTGAGCAGCTTACTGGTATCTTATGCCCCGGTTTCATAAACACCCACTGCCATGTTGAACTATCTCATTTAATAGATAAGATACCGGTTGGCTGCGGATTAATTGAGTTTATACAGAATATACAATCTTTACGAAACTCAGATCCTGAAGATATTGCAGATGCAGCTTTAAAAGCTGATGCCGAAATGTATGAAAACGGCATAGTTGCCGTGGCCGACATTGTTAACAGCCATATTACCGCCGATTTAAAATCTAAAAGCAAAGTATATTACCACAGCTTTGTTGAAGCTTTTAGTTTTTTGCCCGAAAGAGCAGGCGATGTTTTTGAAAATGCATTAAACTTATTAAAGCAGTTTAAGCCGCAGCCATGTTCTGTGGTGCCGCATGCGCCTTATTCTGTATCAAAAGAGCTGTTCAGGCTGATACGTGATTATTCTGACCGGGGAGATAATCTGTTAAGTATACACAACCAGGAGTGCGAAGATGAAAATAAATTTTACAGGTATAAAACCGGTCGTTTCCTGGACCTTTACGAAGGATTTGGTATAGATATCACTTACTTTAAGCCGCATGCTCGTAATTCTTTGCAGAGCATAGTGCCCCTGTTAAGTAATAAACAACGGATACTATTTGTACATAATACGTTTACTAACCTTAAGGATATTTACTTTATTAAACGTTTTGACAGGGATATATACTGGTGCTTTTGCCCTAATGCCAATATGTATATTGAAGGCCGCTTACCCAAGGTCGACCTGTTTATTGAACAAGGGTATGATATTACATTAGGTACCGATAGCCTGGCATCAAATCATAAATTGTGTATCCTGTCTGAAATGAAAACACTTCAACAGCATTTCCCATCAATTGGTATTGATAAACTATTGGAATGGGGGACCATAAATGGCGCACGTTATTTAGGAATAGATGACGAAAAGGGTTCGCTTGAGGTTGGGAAAAAGCCAGGGCTTAACCTGATCACTAACCTGGATGGCCTGAAACTTACGCCGGAAAGTAAAGTAGTAAGATTAGCCTAACCGCAGCTTTACGTAGCTTATAAATACTACCTTTGTAAGCTATGATAAAACATCTCGATATTACAATAAAAGGAAAGGTGCAGGGCGTTTCTTTCAGGGCGTCTACAAAAGCCGTTGCCGATCAGTTAGGCGTTAAAGGCTATATCACCAACATGCCTGATGGCGATGTGTTTATTGAGGCCGAAGCAGATGGACAGTTTATGGATATGTTTATTGACTGGTGCAATGAAGGCCCTGATGCTGCCCGTGTCAGCGAGGTGCTAACCCATGAGGGCGAACTGAAAAACTATCGTAATTTTGAGGTTTTAAAAAAATCATTGCAATAAATTATTGCAGTTTAAACTATTACGCTATTGTCAACAGCTAAAAAATTTGCCGGACAAACAGCCGTTTACGGCCTAAGCACTATAGCCTCAAGGGTACTGAATTTCTTTCTGACACCGGTGTATACCAGGGCTTATGCTCCCGGTGCATATGGTATCCTTACCACCATGTTCAGTTATGTATCTATATTAAATGCAGTAATGGCATTTGGTATGGAGACTACCTTTTTCAGGTACCTGAACAAGCACCCTGAAAACAAGCAAAAGGTTTACAATAATGCTTTTGCCTCTATTTTTGCAATCACGATCATTTTTCTGCTGATCACTATACCTTTTATTCCTCATATTGTTGATTTTATTAATGTAAGCAGCGCCCATAAAGTGCAGCATTTGCATGCAAAAGTTACCGATACCAGTTACAGCGATTTTGTAACCTACGTTGATTACTTTATAGCCATTTTAGTGATTGATGCCTGGTGTGTTATCCCATTTGCAAAGATCCGCGCAGAAGGCCGCCCTGGTCGGTATGGACTGATCAAGTTTATCAACATCATCTTATTCATCACTTTGAACCTTATTTTCATCTGGGGCCTGCCTTATTGGACTGCACATCATCTTGCAGGTACCGAATGGATTAATACATGGTATACAAAAGGCTGGGTGGGATACGTTTTTCTTTCAAACCTGTTAGCCAGTATACTCACCTTTTTATTATTGCTGCCTGAGCTGATTAAGGTACGCTTTAAACTGGATATACCTATGCTGGCCAGTATGTACAGTTATAGCTGGCCGGTACTAATAGCTAACCTATCGTTTATTGTTAATGAGAACCTTGATAAGCTGCTTTTGGGTAAACTACTGCCCGAAAAAGTAGGCTTAACAGAAGTGGGTATTTATGGCGGTTGCGCTAAAATATCACTGTTCCTCAGCATTTTTGTACAGGCCTTCCGTTTAGGGGCCGAGCCTTTCTTTTTTAGTCACGCCAAGAATAAAAATGCAGGTAATACCTACGCCCGCATTATGGATTACTTTGTAATAACGGTGTGTGTGATTTTCCTTGGCATTGTCGCTAATATTGAGATACTCA encodes the following:
- a CDS encoding ComF family protein; its protein translation is MNISHTYLGDFLSLIFPQLCNSCKRNLMRQEKLICTECIYNLPYTDFDKNPQNAAAQQFWGKVDVEAVYALLYFNKGTNVQRLLHNLKYRNIPQIGNLLGSMAGSRLQSSEKFNTVDLIIPVPLHPSRFRRRGYNQSTRFAAGLAEKLNASVSEKYLLRAKATATQTKKSRFSRFENMQSAFTVKNPDALIGKHILLVDDIMTTGSTLEACAQTLLSIAGVKLSIAAIAYAE
- a CDS encoding oligosaccharide flippase family protein; this translates as MSTAKKFAGQTAVYGLSTIASRVLNFFLTPVYTRAYAPGAYGILTTMFSYVSILNAVMAFGMETTFFRYLNKHPENKQKVYNNAFASIFAITIIFLLITIPFIPHIVDFINVSSAHKVQHLHAKVTDTSYSDFVTYVDYFIAILVIDAWCVIPFAKIRAEGRPGRYGLIKFINIILFITLNLIFIWGLPYWTAHHLAGTEWINTWYTKGWVGYVFLSNLLASILTFLLLLPELIKVRFKLDIPMLASMYSYSWPVLIANLSFIVNENLDKLLLGKLLPEKVGLTEVGIYGGCAKISLFLSIFVQAFRLGAEPFFFSHAKNKNAGNTYARIMDYFVITVCVIFLGIVANIEILKYFIPNKNYWVGLPVVPPLVFGYVSLGIYMNLSVWYKLSDQTKYGLYISGIGAIATIVLNVLFIPKYSYMASAWASFAAYTIMMVLSYVWGQKNYPIPYNLKKNLAYIIASLVLVFLSFSVFHRNIFIGNALLIAFAGTALYLERKELIALLKK
- a CDS encoding amidohydrolase family protein, producing the protein MKSYRADYVFTINADPIKNGVVTIDDTGQIIAVSNQPPHADAPVEQLTGILCPGFINTHCHVELSHLIDKIPVGCGLIEFIQNIQSLRNSDPEDIADAALKADAEMYENGIVAVADIVNSHITADLKSKSKVYYHSFVEAFSFLPERAGDVFENALNLLKQFKPQPCSVVPHAPYSVSKELFRLIRDYSDRGDNLLSIHNQECEDENKFYRYKTGRFLDLYEGFGIDITYFKPHARNSLQSIVPLLSNKQRILFVHNTFTNLKDIYFIKRFDRDIYWCFCPNANMYIEGRLPKVDLFIEQGYDITLGTDSLASNHKLCILSEMKTLQQHFPSIGIDKLLEWGTINGARYLGIDDEKGSLEVGKKPGLNLITNLDGLKLTPESKVVRLA
- the rlmN gene encoding 23S rRNA (adenine(2503)-C(2))-methyltransferase RlmN, producing the protein MNRNTGKTDIRSLNLAELQQVFVAMGEKNFRATQVYEWLWKKSCFSFQDMSNISKELRNKLEANFTINHVKINNSQFSADKTIKNSFILHDTHLIEGVLIPSDDRMTACVSSQVGCSLTCKFCATGYMERKRNLNPDEIYDQVVLIDKQARENYNIPLTNIVYMGMGEPLLNYANVLKSIERITAEDGLNMAAKRITVSTAGIAKMIKKLGDEQVKFNLALSLHAANDKKRNEIMPINEQNSLKALAEALKYYYTKTKNPVTYEYIVFNNFNDELEDAAELARFCKHLPCKVNIIEYNPISFADFLNAGEDKIDAFAAYLRKQGIITNVRRSRGKDIDAACGQLAIKEKAAANIS
- a CDS encoding OmpA/MotB family protein, giving the protein MKIRLLVPVLLVVAIAGQSCVSSKKYKELDANYTQLQNSTNDLSMKYQNSERALAVANSQIKSLDDRLTQERANSAALKDALDKCLNASSQGNVNISKLVDEINRSNSYIKELIAAKNKSDSLNMVLTNNLTRSLSQSEMQDVNVQVLKGVVYISLADNMLYKSGSYEVSDRAGETLSKIAKIIKDYSTYDVLIEGNTDNVPITQKNIRNNWDLSALRASSVVQSLQNNYGVDPKRLTAGGRGEYNPIASNDTPAGKAQNRRTQIIITPKLDQFMELIGKAPAEQPKQ
- a CDS encoding acylphosphatase, whose product is MIKHLDITIKGKVQGVSFRASTKAVADQLGVKGYITNMPDGDVFIEAEADGQFMDMFIDWCNEGPDAARVSEVLTHEGELKNYRNFEVLKKSLQ